One Prinia subflava isolate CZ2003 ecotype Zambia chromosome 8, Cam_Psub_1.2, whole genome shotgun sequence DNA window includes the following coding sequences:
- the CEP250 gene encoding centrosome-associated protein CEP250 isoform X1, translating to MAGSAGDGERSPGSLRRRLRSAEEAQRRQAGLVRQLQDEVLEYQTWCRELEQQVKAGGGSLPGRWEATADHSLEKALLQVEEEQQRCENLAEVNTLLREHLDKANEVNSALKEDVGKLTVDWMRAREELELKESEWRSERELYDSYVRGEHDRLLRLWRQVVTFRRHFREMKTATDRDLSELKAEQMRLSGSILVNCSRLNSCVQLRESIPLGKPVLKDQGEQQMEPKINQAAQELIALQVKWDMEKKELQDRVMELSALLVQSQKQNEEKEKTMKTLNDTVEILESSWTEKEFAASLTNAAKEENLFLQKLIKNITEMVLDDSDSMVSIICTDSSQHADSGDIFSAPRSIDTGHALGLVLEALARMRGATRALREELSARQDSNNFLLQQQRHQEEKCREVQQRLEQLEETCKKSSSHQQHLQSLVETLRSDCANLERTREELQEQLGLREQEASRLRQSNAELQLKEESAQAEKAKQQDGMERVRHEQELLVKDLAALEEKHSLLQSELVVKRQALEKLQLQKDLLEQEKDEFAMALEKAERSVAELTGAQNKLNAERADLQAAAAKMSSINEALALDKLQLNKCVWQLEQEKEVLSAKVNEMERAKICEQEKLNFCERANEELCAEKARLEQQLKEAEEQREELWLELRTLEEEKAETQEKFCQVSQEQELSRRALEQLRQESSGQGHTLAQLCREKELLGQEKAALEGRLAAMEQHQHELSKQLAETRSAKESLESSLFAAQQQISQLEITRTHLEAQVLTVMQAKEVIKGEVKCLQQELEAEKALRRQEREDTAQQLRVAEQQRDESLRLQQAAQQLQTNKLLQDLASEHERHHAEMLEQWEKEKTEREQQHEKVLFEMRQKVATLQAQQEEEQTRLENAKREALLEEQNEKIALSEALLQTQGELRQACQQVQQLRQELKEQQEKGQAIKAELQAELQEAQSEIQAVRMRHKEELEDMNEEINLLLDQREALQKQVGELRSQLAASQESQERIVQRAQQDVNEAQEESRQKMMEVEHVQKMLEEAEHQNQELQVHLQKLERERSHWEEVAQQNSALQASVNALESEKARLTLSLEEKDLSLRTLEENNLAQINQTSQLRSALNQAEELHSEHRREVQELNMQIRALQDAVLQMEAAQAAREKQLLQELEESQAGEQCLKDSVQVLETEMSELRERLQSSENKAETLATQCQQASGAHQETQSQLDKLLLVLHHMIRDSRDLVTWSSEESHVVGLAASQAGDVPAELTVDRVAAALQDLQQHLEHSQKDLNDAKKKIQALELELGTGQSQMDSLRARNHELQIQLEKSAQAMWRAEHQKTSLESALKEEAVALRQEVASLQSKLESLEKERKDVLHEWDRLQVDKEKLEYEIKLLEESVTASETRANTATDKNHSLEQELQTAVSMLKIKNEEVQNQAKKMEILQKEVAENKALQEHLTHVTAILSEREGEMKLYQEQIRMLEKQKEMHKTALNQVIKDVTEKEQKTESQQEQIQELEKQQEKQKIVLSKMSQELEEKHQEIRSQQELIRELEKQLELQNSAVSRVSKELEERHLEIKFQEEKIMILEQHGAVQVRNLLVDLDDMKGNLKEKRLELLSLTQRIQELEKEREDVKSLNATLEHLRTVLKDRESECDTQREELRLLQQHKEQQDGHLQELLGKVEIMTLSLSKKDQDLESRHKQMQEVEEVMEMQLKTVHDQLEQTLATLKEKDRLMDIQKQQTRSYQEKTEEEMNVLHRDLEYSRTILKEKDLMIESQKELIETFQKQKQDSEQQKQILQCLQVELKKKEQEILSLRKQCEACKEKEEKHEAEQRNFHATTLSLKEKEEKICVLEDAITKLQQQKEETAVQTKAILQKLEDTESSLKTRDQEIMSLQEHVQDLQEQKEVAGKQARNLEEDLDKASQMLQKNHLEFLKQTEQMNMFQLREESMKVALTSCQKQVTLLEEVMRKKDKDNDALREKLQHVEEELKTLQNIQLRLTEKNEEVRHDGEQEFLKEAFPERGEIKALSEQKQLEEEIRALREDLQHVQQTLTKKDKEMKYQTDRVKYFKKTLIEREQELRRQSELLKELTLALRWKGEGETLKKQIQKLQKWEEEGVEKRKILQDRDHFLQKQKEITQQLEAEREANGEELKHVAAALKQTESREHEWRENTQVLSAALSKSEMASGNLKKEITILQRMVSERDTDRFHLQQAVAEGEQLSWLSEKRLMLQSLECLQQAVAKLEDERVEIKQQNSELRRTLEQVEHERRRLKRCFRGQLLPDTCGFSLSESEQCKLPTSRQEESHAHCSQRLAELQNQVSLLHSQLARDRQHRQNYIESCARTSQELSDLHQELSCSFAAVLKEPKAAVLEAETRKLDQSLSLNSALTSLDRQSLERQPEHPRARPARIDDDLR from the exons GGATCCCTTCCAGGCAGGTGGGAAGCCACAGCAGACCACAGCCTGGAGAAAGCACTGCTTCAGGtggaagaggagcagcaaaG GTGTGAGAATCTGGCAGAAGTGAACACTCTTCTGCGGGAGCACCTTGATAAAGCCAATGAGGTTAATTCCGCCCTCAAAGAGGATGTTGGGAAACTGACGGTGGATTGGATGAGGGCccgggaggagctggagctgaaggAGAGTGAATGGCGCAGTGAACGTGAG CTTTATGACAGCTACGTACGGGGGGAGCATGACCGTCTGCTCCGGCTGTGGCGGCAGGTGGTGACCTTCCGCCGCCACTTCCGGGAAATGAAGACTGCCACAGACCG GGATTTGTCAGAGCTGAAGGCGGAACAAATGAGGCTTTCTGGATCTATTCTTGTGAACTGCTCCCGCCTGAACTCCTGTGTGCAGCTCAGGGAGTCCATCCCTCTGGGTAAACCTGTCCTGAAGGATCAGGGAGAGCAGCAAATGGAACCAAAAATAAACCAGGCAGCTCAGGAATTGATAGCCTTACAAGTCAAGTGGGACATGGAGAAGAAAGAGCTTCAGGACAG GGTGATGGAGCTCTCAGCCTTGCTTGTACAGTCTCAGAAGCAGAacgaggagaaggagaagaccATGAAAACACTTAACGACACAGTGGAGATTCTA GAATCAAGTTGGACAGAGAAAGAATTTGCGGCTTCATTGACTAACGCTGCCAAAGAAGAGAAtcttttccttcaaaaactcattaaaaatatcACTGAG ATGGTGTTAGACGACAGTGACAGCATGGTCAGCATTATCTGCACTGACAGTTCCCAGCATGCAGACTCTGGGGACATCTTCTCAGCTCCAAGATCTATTGATACAGGGCATGCCCTTGGATTGGTTCTGGAAGCACTGGCAAGGATGCGAGGGGCAACACGG GCCCTGAGAGAAGAGCTTTCTGCCAGGCAGGACTCAAACaacttcctgctgcagcagcagagacatcAGGAAGAGAAGTGCAGGGAGGTGCAGCAAAGGCTTGAGCAATTGGAGGAGACATGTAAGAAGTCCAGCAGCCACCAACAGCACCTTCAGTCTTTAGTAGAAACACTCAGAAG TGACTGTGCAAACCTTGAGAGAACTAGGGAAGAGTTACAGGAACAGCTTGGATTAAGGGAGCAAGAAGCTTCACGTCTGCGTCAGAGTAATGCTGAGCTGCAGTTGAAGGAAGAGTCAGCCCAGgcagaaaaggcaaagcagcaggatgggatggaGAGAGTGCGCCATGAGCAGGAGCTCCT AGTGAAGGACTTGGCTGCACTGGAGGAAAAACACTCATTATTACAGAGTGAGTTGGTAGTCAAGAGACAGGCACTAGAGAAATTGCAACTTCAGAAGGATCTGCTGGAGCAAGAGAAGGATGAGTTTGCCATGGCTCTGGAGAAG GCAGAGCGGTCAGTGGCAGAGCTGACAGGGGCTCAGAACAAGCTGAATGCTGAAAGAGCTGATctacaggctgcagcagcaaagatgAGCAGCATCAATGAAGCTCTTGCATTGGACAAACTGCAGCTCAACAAATGTGTGTGGCAG CTGGAGCAAGAGAAGGAAGTTTTGTCTGCTAAAGTGAATGAAATGGAGAGAGCAAAGATCTGTGAGCAGGAGAAGCTGAACTTCTGTGAAAGAGCAAATGAAGAGCTCTGTGCAGAGAAAGCCCGGctagagcagcagctgaaggaagcagaggagcaacgggaggagctgtggctggagctTAGGACACtggaagaggagaaagcagaaacCCAGGAGAAATTCTGTCAG GTTTCCCAGGAGCAAGAGTTGTCAAGaagggctctggagcagctgcgCCAGGAATCCTCTGGCCAAGGGCACACCCTGGCCCAGTTGTGCagagagaaggagctgctgggccaggagaAGGCTGCCCTTGAGGGCCGACTGGCAGCCATGGAGCAGCACCAACATGAACTGTCCAAGCAGCTGGCAGAGACCAG GTCAGCAAAGGAGAGCCTGGAATCCAGCCTGtttgctgctcagcagcagatATCTCAGCTGGAGATCACCAGGACCCATCTGGAGGCTCAAGTGCTCACAGTCATGCAGGCCAAGGAGGTCATAAAAG GAGAAGTGAAGTGCCTGCAACAGgagctggaagcagagaaagCTCTGAGGAGGCAAGAACGGGAAGACACAGCTCAACAGCTCagggtggcagagcagcagcgTGATGAAAGCCTCAGGCTTCAGCAAGCTGCTCAGCAACTGCAAACAAACAAGCTCTTGCAAGACCTG GCAAGTGAGCATGAAAGGCACCATGCAGAGATGCTGGAGCaatgggaaaaagagaagacagagagagagcagcagcacgAGAAGGTGCTGTTTGAGATGAGGCAGAAAGTTGCCACCCTGCAGGCCCAGCAAGAAGAGGAACAAACTAGATTGGAAAATGCCAAGCGAGAG GCCCTGCTGGAAGAGCAGAATGAGAAGATTGCTTTATCAGAGGCACTGCTCCAAACTCAGGGAGAGCTCAGGCAAGCCTGCCAGCAGgtccagcagctcaggcaggagctgaaagagcagcaagagaagGGGCAG GCCATCAAGGCAGAACTgcaagctgagctgcaggaagctcAGAGTGAAATCCAGGCAGTGAGGATGAGGCACAAGGAAGAACTAGAGGACATGAATGAGGAAATCAATCTCCTCCTTGACCAGAGGGAGGCTCTACAAAAGCAG GTGGGAGAGTTGAGATCTCAGCTGGCAGCCTCCCAAGAGTCCCAGGAAAGGATTGTCCAGAGAGCCCAGCAAGATGTGAATGAGGCCCAGGAGGAGTCAAGGCAGAAGATGATGGAGGTTGAGCATGTCCAGAAGATGCTGGAGGAGGCAGAACATCAGAACCAGGAGCTGCAAGTGCACCTgcagaagctggagagggaaaggagtCATTGGGAAGAAGTGGCACAGCAAAATTCAGCATTGCAGGCTTCTGTGAACGCCCTAGAGAGCGAAAAAGCCAG GCTGACTCTGTCTCTGGAAGAAAAGGATCTGAGCCTCAGAACTCTGGAAGAAAACAACCTGGCCCAGATCAATCAGACATCTCAGCTTCGTTCTGCCCTTAACCAGGCCGAGGAGCTCCACTCAGAGCATAGAAGAGAAGTGCAGGAGCTCAACATGCAG ATCCGGGCCCTGCAGGACGCCGTGCTGCAGATGGAGGCTGCCCAGGCAGCTCgagagaagcagctgctgcaggagctggaggagtcCCAAGCAGGAGAACAGTGCTTGAAGGACTCTGTGCAAGTGCTGGAAACTGAGATGTCTGAGCTGCGTGAGAGGCTCCAGAGCTCTGAGAACAAAGCAGAGACCTTGGCCACACAATGTCAACAGGCCAGTGGTGCCCATCAGGAAACTCAATCCCAGCTGGACAAACTGCTCTTGGTTCTGCACCACATGATCAGGGACAGCAGAGACTTGGTCACTTGGAGCTCAG aaGAGAGTCATGTCGTGGGCCTGGCTGCTTCTCAGGCTGGGGatgtccctgcagagctcacagTGGACAgagtggcagcagctctgcaagacctgcagcagcacctggagcatTCCCAGAAAGATCTG AACGATGCAAAGAAGAAGATACAGGCcttggagctggagctgggcacgGGGCAGTCTCAGATGGACAGTCTCAGGGCTCGCAATCACGAGCTGCAGATACAGTTGGAGAAAAGTGCGCAAG CAATGTGGAGAGCAGAACACCAGAAAACCTCTCTAGAAAGTGCCCTGAAGGAAGAGGCTGTGGCTCTTCGTCAGGAGGTGGCGTCACTGCAGAGCAAATTGGagagcctggagaaggaaaggaaggatgtGCTG CATGAATGGGATAGGCTGCAGGTAGATAAAGAAAAACTAGAGTATGAGATAAAACTTCTGGAGGAATCAGTCACAGCCTCTGAAACCCGAGCAAATACAGCAACAGACAAGAATCACTCCCTTGAACAAGAACTCCAAACTGCAGTGTCcatgttaaaaattaaaaatgaggaAGTGCAAAACCAGGcgaagaaaatggaaattcttCAGAAAGAGGTAGCAGAGAATAAGGCTTTGCAGGAGCACCTCACTCATGTGACTGCTATCCTctcagagagggagggagaaatgaAGTTATACCAAGAGCAGATTAGAATgttggaaaaacagaaagaaatgcatAAAACTGCTCTTAATCAGGTTATTAAGGACGTAACAGAGAAAGAACAGAAGACAGAATCCCAACAGGAACAGAtacaggagctggagaagcagcaagaaaagcaaaagattgTTTTAAGCAAAATGAGCCAAGAGCTGGAAGAGAAGCACCAGGAGATCAGATCCCAGCAAGAACTGATAagggagctggagaagcagTTAGAATTGCAGAACTCTGCTGTCAGCAGGGTGAGCaaagagctggaggagagaCACCTGGAGATCAAATtccaggaggagaaaataatgATTCTAGAACAGCACGGTGCAGTACAAGTCAGAAACCTGCTTGTGGATCTTGATGATATGAAAGGAAACCTGAAGGAGAAAAGGTTGGAGCTTCTTTCTCTGACTCAACGGATTCAAGaactggaaaaggagagagaagacGTGAAATCTCTAAATGCTACCCTTGAACACCTGAGGACTGTTCTTAAGGACAGAGAGAGTGAGTGTGACACTCAGAGAGAAGAGTTaaggctcctgcagcagcacaaggaacaGCAAGATGGGCATCTGCAAGAGCTTCTTGGTAAAGTAGAAATCATGACACTTTCTCTGTCTAAAAAAGATCAAGATCTTGAGTCACGGCACAAGCAAATGCAGGAAGTTGAAGAAGTCATGGAAATGCAGTTAAAGACTGTCCATGACCAACTGGAGCAGACCTTAGCAACCTTGAAAGAGAAAGACAGACTTATGGACATCCAAAAGCAACAAACAAGGAGCTatcaggaaaaaacagaagaagagaTGAATGTCTTGCACAGAGACTTAGAATACTCTAGGACaatactgaaagaaaaggatttaaTGATTGAATCTCAGAAGGAACTGATTGAGACCTtccaaaaacaaaagcaagacTCTGAACAGCAGAAACAAATTCTGCAGTGTCTTCAAGTGgaactaaagaaaaaagagcaggaaatttTGTCCCTTAGAAAGCAATGTGAGGCAtgcaaggaaaaggaggaaaagcatgAAGCTGAGCAAAGAAATTTCCATGCAACAACACtgtctctgaaagaaaaagaggaaaagatttGTGTACTGGAGGATGCCATCACAAAACTTcaacagcagaaggaagagacaGCAGTGCAGACTAAAGCCATACTGCAAAAACTAGAAGATACTGAATCTTCTCTTAAAACTAGAGATCAAGAGATAATGTCTTTGCAAGAGCATGTCCAGGACCTTCAAGAGCAGAAGGAGGTGGCAGGCAAGCAGGCCAGAAATCTAGAGGAGGATCTAGACAAAGCGAGCCAGATGTTGCAGAAGAACCATTTAGAATTCCTGAAGCAGACAGAGCAAATGAATATGTTCCAGCTTCGTGAAGAAAGCATGAAAGTAGCACTAACATCCTGCCAGAAGCAAGTGACTCTTCTTGAGGAAGTGATGAGGAAGAAAGACAAAGACAATGATGCTCTCAGGGAAAAACTCCAGCACGTAGAAGAAGAACTGAAGACTTTGCAGAATATCCAGCTTAGGCTGACTGAGAAGAATGAAGAGGTTAGACATGATGGAGAGCAAGAGTTCCTGAAAGAAGCCTTCCCTGAGAGAGGAGAGATCAAGGCCCTAAGTGAGCAAAAGCAGTTAGAAGAGGAAATAAGAGCTCTTCGGGAAGATCTCCAGCATGTTCAGCAGACGCTGACAAAGAAGGATAAAGAGATGAAGTACCAGACAGACAGAgtcaagtattttaaaaagactctgatagagagagaacaagagCTTAGGAGGCAGAGTGAACTTCTGAAAGAATTAACATTGGCTTTGCGATGGAAAGGTGAAGGGGAAACcctaaaaaaacaaatccaaaaactccaaaaatgggaggaagagggagtagagaagaggaaaattctTCAGGATAGAGATCATTTCttgcaaaagcagaaggaaattacCCAACAATTGGAAGCTGAGAGAGAAGCCAATGGTGAAGAGTTGAAGCATGTGGCTGCTGCTTTGAAGcagacagaaagcagagaacATGAATGGAGAGAGAACACTCAAGTCCTGAGTGCTGCACTGAGCAAGAGTGAAATGGCCAGTGGGAacctgaagaaagaaataacCATCCTGCAGAGAATGGTTTCAGAGAGAGACACAGACCGATTTCATCTCCAG CAGGCTGTTGCTGAAGGGGAGCAGCTCTCATGGCTGTCCGAGAAGAGACTCATGTTGCAGAGCTTGGAATGTCTGCAGCAAGCAGTTGCAAAGCTGGAAGATGAAAGGGTGGAGATCAAGCAACAAAACTCTGAACTCAGGAGGACTCTCGAGCAG GTGGAACATGAACGGAGGAGACTGAAGAGATGTTTTAGGGGTCAGTTACTCCCAGATACCTGtggattttctctctctgagtCTGAGCAGTGCAAGTTGCCCACTTCTAGACAG gaGGAGTCTCATGCTCACTGCAGTCAGCGCTTAGCTGAGTTACAGAACCAG gtgtccctgctgcactcacagctgGCCCGAGACCGACAGCACCGGCAGAACTACATTGAGAGCTGTGCAAGGACCAGCCAGGAGCTGTCTGACCTTCACCAGGAGCTGTCCTGCTCCTTTGCAGCTGTGCTCAAGGAGCCCAAGGCTGCTGTTTTGGAAGCAGAGACTCGGAAGCTGGATCAGTCTCTGAGCCTTAACTCAGCACTGACATCCCTGGACCGGCAGTCTCTGGAGAGACAGCCCGAGCATCCAAGAGCCAGACCTGCCAGAATCGATGATGACCTGAGGTAA